The genomic region CTCAGGCTACTGATGAAATAGAAAGCCTGTTGCTTCCAGGGCTACCGGATGATGTGGCCAAGTATTGCCTTGCTCTTGTTCCGCGCTCTAGCTTCCCTTCCATGGGTGGTGTATGTAAGAGGTGGAGATCATTCATTCAAAGCAAAGAATTCTTAATGGAACGAAAGATAGCTGGAATGCTTGAAGAGTGGCTTTATGTTCTAACTATGGATTCCGAAGGAAAGGAAAGCCACTGGGAGGTTTTGGATTGTTTGGGCCAGAAACATAGGCTTCTTCCACCAATGCCTGGTCCAGAAAAAGTTGGATTTGGGACAACTGTCCTCAATGGAAAGCTTCTTGTACTTGCTGGCTATTCAGTCATCAACGGAACTGCTTCTGCCTCTGCAGATGTTTATCAATATGATTCTTGCCTCAACTGgtttgttttccattttcactGTTTATATGATGCTTAATATTTTGTCTTGGACTTCTTATTGGTTTTAACACATCATCATAATTGCAGCTGGAGCAAACTAGCAAACTTAAATGTTGCCCGCTATGATTTTGCTTGTGCGGAGGTAAATGGCGTGGTTTACGTCGTTGGAGGCTATGGGGTTGAAGGCGAGAGCCTCTCCACTGCAGAGGTGTATGACCCTGACACAGATAAGTGGACACTCATTGAAAGTCTACGTCGACCTCGCTGGGGTTGTTTTGCCTGTGGATTGAACGGAAAGCTTTATGTCTTAGGTGGTAGGTCAAGCTTCACTATTGGAAACTCGAGGTTTGTTGATGTGTACAACCCTGAGAAGCAGACTTGGTGTGAGATGAAAAATGGGTGTGTGATGGTCACTGCCCATGCTGTGCTGGAGAAGAAGCTTTTCTGCATGGAGTGGAAGAACCAGCGGAAGCTGGCAATATTCAACCCAGACGACAATAGCTGGAAGATGGTTTCGGTGCCATTGACAGGGAGCACAAGTATAGGGTTCCGTTTCGGGATATTGGATGGAAAACTGCTACTATTCTCAGTGGAAGGGGACCCTGGTTACCACACACTTTTGTATGATCCAAATGCAGCCCCGGGTTCAGAATGGCGAACTTCTGAAATAAAGCCTTCTGGTCTGTGCCTATGCAGTGTGACTATTAAAGCTTGAAAGAAGCATGCCCTGATAATTTAAGGATCTTCAGTGACCAATGACCTATGTATTCtcatttaagttaaatttgattgtgTTAAGCTGATTTGGACTGGGAACATGTCAGAACCCAAAACCTATGTTGTTGAGGTTGAACTTGTTAATTGGATTTCTgttttatcatttcttttttcaaaatatccTGGGTGATAATGCTTTATATCTTTCGTCGTGTTCTTTTGGTGGTTGGGAAGTGGCACAAAACTAAAGCTGGCCGGCtggcttgtttacttagattaGTGATATAAGCAGGATTGAATATGCAAATATAGCGCAGAGAGGAAGGGTGGGAAATGAGTTTAATATCAGGGATGTGGAGTGGCTGACGCATGCAATTGAAGGCAGCATCAATCAGCAGGATCAAGTTTTAACCAACAAATTCCATATTGTCCTTGATCAAGGCTTCTTCAGAGCTACTTACTTTGTTCATTCATTAATCATTGGTCTTCGAGGCCAATGGTATTGCCCTTCTCAGGTCCTTGCTTAATAAGTTACCATATTTCTCAATTCTCACTTCCGCCTATAAGCTGGGTTACCCCCAACCTACAAAGCCTCAGTTTAAAAAAGGATTGGCCCACCCCTCACCATCTATTTTCTTTAAGAAACATGCTTCATGTCCCAAGTTCAAATCATGTTTAACTTAATCTTACCTGCGAATTATCTCCAAAGCTATTTtgatttaacttttcaatttatttatcaaattataccTTCTAATGCTTCATctgtttataatttatacaaatactGCTTGTACCCCGCGCTTATTTTGCAAGAAAAAGTTTGGTAAACAATAATTGACTAatgaaaatctattttattttaaaacactaagcattttgaaaattattgaaataaaacaaaagggatAGATCTTAATTTAAGGATCAAGAATAGAGACATCCCTTTCTTGACTTGAGTACAAGTTAAAGCTAAAAGGATCAATACATTtaaatgtaatataatttttttatatcaattcACAAGATAACAAAAAGATTTTGCACAACCATTcaaacaataaagaaattactttttttgtaaagtaatttagttttagaaaatCATTTTGTATAAGACTCAGACCTTAATTTCAtcttaaaactttcaaaaatttcaaaaaattcatctTAAAACAGGAGTACTATAAGTTTGTTTGAAAAAAGTAACgcaaaatatgttaaattatacatgaaaaggaaaactaaaataaaatatgatctaaatccatgtaaaaatttaatctctaattttcaattttaaaatataagtttaattattgacACCgtcaaaaattttctattaaattagaTTCATTACAatgtggatttttttttaaatttctaccaaataaatattattttaattttaaaatgtattaatagAAGATTTTTAAGATAAGGCTAACAAATAGGcttaaaatatagagattaaattcttgaaataaaacacattttagaaattaaatcttTCAAGATTATTTAGTAATTCTAATAACATGGCAAGTTAGCAATATTCAAAGGaaatttgaaaaacagaaataacCTATAaaccttttaatattttctgtGGCAATTTAATAATTCCAATGAACATTATTACCTTTTTCATCATGCGCatagatatttaaattattaaattcttgTGCATACGAATACGACTGAGACTGCAAGGACTCAAGCTTCAGTCTCTACAGTAAGGAGTAGGGGCGAAATCAGGGCTGACAGGAGCCTggtcgaaaaaaaattcatttaaacctttaaaatttttaaaattttaaattagtaaagataaaattacactttgacctttaaaaatgataaaattttaatttaatcctttaaaaattataaagataaaactattaaaatagtaaaattgtacttttattattgtaaaagttgcaatttaatttcggccctATTTTTGACTTCTCCCTAGCATGCATGAGCTGACCAAGCTCGATCCGTTTGACATTTCCATAGAGCTAAAAGAGCAACTGCGTTATACGTATATATTTGAAGAACTCATATAAAAGTTGGATTCAGTAATTTTCTAAGAAACTAAACTGAACTAAAGACAAGAAAACGCAtatctaaaactaaaataaaactaattttttgtgttttagttGGGCTCCCATAAGCATTCATATTTTTTACCTAAGATAAGAAAACTTACATCAAAATCTGCTACATTTCATTGTATGCTTCTGCCATGATTAATAGCACAAGCGATGTCCAACCAGTAAATACGCGTGCACCTTTTCCCTTACCCTGCTTTTGATCATATTGTTCCCACAAGAACCCTGTCTGGTGATAGTTTTGAACAACGTTTCTGCCACATCCcaaacaaaatttgaattgaacttCAGAAGCGGCCAAGGATAGTAAATAGACCTAACCTATAATGTTTACTGAGTACCTTATCAAATTGTCTCTCAACTCCTCATAAATGGCTCTAGCTTTGTCTCTGTACGGTCCATTTTCTGTACACAATTGCTCAGTAGATCAGCAGGGACAGAGACATTGAAGCTAAAGGAAAACTATCAACTTTCATCCCccttttttccttattttattttaattttcctgTTTTTAATTTTGTGGTAGTAATGGGAAGAAAAGGGAAGAAGGGTGAGGCGAAAACTGTTTACCTAACGAGTAATGCCGGAGTGAAGAAAGAATCATGTAGTTCATATTCATCCAAATTGGACCTCTCCAATAAGGTGCGTCATGCTCTGTGTTGCGTTTCATGTACATGGAGCTAGGGCATGCAAGTacatgtttaataatatattcagATTGATTAAAGAAAACTAAAGGAGCAAACCTAGCATTATACCTAACAGAAAAAAACTAGTATATTGTTCAGGATTACCTAGTTTTGGAAAGCGAACGAAGTCCATAATTAGTCCACAAGATGCTCCGGTTTGAAATGAGATCTAACTGCTTTTCCAGAATCCACGATTCCTGTGCagaaaaagtataaaatcacaatTCTATccagaaaagaaagagaaacatGACAAATCTATATGATGgatgaaaagttaaaaagataaaagcttCCAACTGTTTAAAAGACAACATGGTAAAAGCATCTGTTAACTGATAACATATTAATTTGGAAACTTACAGATGGAATAATTCTCGTCATAAATGGGAAAAGGCTGACATAACCAACATGAGGAACCAATTTCAGCTCTGGCCTTTCCAATACTTCCCGCACAAGCTCTCGGTTCACATAATTATTGCCTATCATATTTTCTTTCCAACTTAAACGGACCTATCATACATATCAGCAGAGAGCTTTAAAAAAAGGTAACTCAAGTCCACAACCTGAGATCTTAAGCAAATGGCACGACAACCTATTTAACAGAAGAAAATCCAGCTTCATATTATAATGTAGTAACATTTTAACATGTTGAATGTAAAAGCCTGACACACTCCATTAAAAAGAATGAACAGCACAAGAATGTCAATGCCCAAGAGAGTATTGTTTGCTTAAAGTTTTGAATGTGCATTAAGTGAACCTTGTCCAAAACACCAACTAAAGAGCAGCACAAGGGACAgaaactctctctctctctatatacacatatatatatatcactgaCAACAGTTGAAAAAGCATGTGCAATTAATCTGTGTCTCATTAGCATATAATGCAATATAAAATGGAAAACATGTAGCACATATGATTCATTCATGAATAATATTACCAGATAAGTATACTTTATCTAAAAAATAGCAAGATGCAGGCAGCATACCTTTTCTGTATGATTCCCGAAGTCAAAATAAGCTCCTGAGGCATGGTCAAAGTGCATCTGGTAAAACATCAAGACAAATGAGACATGAAAAGGCTAAATTCTAAGAACAGTTAGTAGGACAATCTCATGTAAATTGAAAAAACATAGTAACACTTTCAAATTTTGCTCTATGTAGAGAAAGGAGGTTGCAGGTTTGAGTGGACTTAGGCATATAATGTTCTCCTCAAATGAGTATAACTGGTTAGAGGGTTTGGACAGGTTTAAAGGGGTAGCTTAGGAAATGAACATAGTAtactataattttaaagaattgtGCACCACTCACAAAAAGCATCAGAAAGTAATAAGAAAGCAATTTGAACAACATCATGATGAAAGACAAACCTGATTCAGAGTATCGAAGTCCGAAAGCAGATTGGATGTAGAAGCATAGTCCTGCACCAATTCATTTTCAAGATCTATTGTTAATAGTTAAATGATACATCTGAGGATCTAGTTTTCTCATTGCTGCATTTCTAACCTTTCCAGGTTTGTTTTCCTTCCAAATCAATTCTGCAACGGAATTCATGCAATCTGCTGCAAGAAGCATCCAACATCTAAGATCCAAGTGACGCTCATCTTCAGTTGGGTGTGATGCACGAGGATAATCATCCAGTCCAGAGGAAAGTGTCTGGAAATAGCCGAAACCACTCCATTTACTACAGATGTCTTCCAAAACAAGCTTTATTCCttctttttgaaaaatccaACTTATATGATATTAGATGAAAAGGTAAATTATCTGTTCTAACCAAAGATCCACAAAGAAAAGCTTAATTAAGTCGACTTGTTTCAAAAACCAGGATATAAAAAGCCTTTTAGGCCTTAGACAAGGTCAGAATCCAACGGCACCTAAAAGGCTAAAACATGAAAACAGTAGCCCCAAATCCCAATTTTTTTGGTAAACAGTTCAATTTTGCAAGTCCAGTTTCTGACGCTTATGGTCAGCAATATATCCTGACAAAATTATATTGCTTGGACCTCAGTCCCAAGCTCAATGagaaaaataagtatttttcaaGAAGCACAGCTACCGTGGCATCTTCAGTATGAACatatatatcatttactattGAAAAGCTTGAAAAGAAAGCAGAAGTTATGTTTTCATAGGACTATCAATCTCTTAGAAGTGCTGAAACATAGAACCTTTGGGTTTAGTTCACGAATTGTCAAATTGTCTCTCCCATGCCAGTAATAGCTACCAACATCCTTCCCTGATGTCATAACATTAAAGCAGAATTGAAGAAGGAATGTTAGAAACAGCCAAAACCATTATCTCAAGTTCTAAACAATTCAAAATGCCTTCTCCAAGTATCCCTGCTGAAGGTTTCAGAAAATTAGAAAAGACTGATAACTATCTAGtaataatttctataaaatatCAGTTCAGGAAATGTGCTTCCAAAAAGTTCAGCATATATCTGAAACAAATGTAAGAATTATAGTTGCTTATATCTGTATGATTTTGAGCTACATGCTCAATAGCATTGCTCAAAAGGCCACCATATTGTCATTTACCCTGAACTTGTTGCTTTAGGAAAGTTATGACCAGAAACAGGACACAACATACAAGGGAGCAATCCGCAAGTATGTGTTAGAATCTATGAAAGTTTCGTCTGGCTCTACCTGCTTTACATTATGTCATAATGCCATAGCAgaagaaaataagtaaattgatATGACATCAATTCTTTCTGTGAACACCCTCCTAAAGATAAACTATTAGTAACATACCTAACTGGGTAGTATTGAACCACTGGAACCATGCTTCTAGCCGAACAAAAGCCTGTTGTAGGAAGGAAATGATCTCACTGCTTTCAGAGGCTGTAAACTTGTTCTTCTTTATACCATTAACAAGATCTGGAAGAGACAAGTTCATATTTCACATCATGTGTATAGAATCTTAATCCGGGAAAAACAATGAAATcagataaaagaaaagaaaacaagatcTAATATCTGGCAATCATAACTGTATAAAAAAGAAAGACTCCTGAAAAATAAGAAACACAAGCAACATAATAATCTAATTTCATGTCCATCAGTTTACTTGCTTTTTCTAGTTGCCTGCACATTTATTGATCATAAGGGACTATAACATTTCTGCTTGTTTGGCAGGATATCTCCAACTCTTCAGACATACATTCTTCATAATCAAATTGTTTATATTCACGTTCATCTGCAAGCACTTCATCGAAATGATTTCCAGCTGTGGAgcttaatctaaattaatagcCTCACCCAAGCATGATAGTCAAATTCGCACAGAAAATCATACACTAGTAGACTGGATCTTTAATCCACAGATCTAATCCAATCTTTTATCATATTCATGTGTGAAGTGTGCAGTCTTTCTACCAGGAATATTTAATGGTCAAAATAGTTCCTCTATCAGAAAATAATCAGTTGAATTTAGATGAAAACGTCTCCCATTTACTTAAGAACAATCATTTATAGTCATTGAACCAGTTCTGGTACATTACCCTCCAGCTATACACTGGGCTGAACAGCATAACATTGCAAGAGAACCTAGGACTAAATACTACTacattcatgaattattcaaatcATTAGCATCATTGCATCAACCCTTTCCATGATACTGAAATAATCTCTTCCCTTTCATACAAGTTGTTTGACTTAAAATCACCCTCCCAACAGCATTAGAACgcaaattaaatttgaaaacaacATACCACGTAAAACCAAAAATAGTGTTGGTGGATTTCCATTACTTGAATGCTGTAGAACAAATTCTGCAGGAACCTTACTGCTTAAATCATAGAAAAATTAGAGTTTTATCACCAGATATAACTTGGAACTTTGAATTTACTGAAAGTTACCTTAGTGCTTCAGCACCCAAAATTTGCTCACGAGGAATCCAGCCATCAATATTTATTAGATCTAACCAGTGTCCTACAATATCCAAGCTTATATGAAGATCCCAACGCCTGCTCAACATTTGTGGACATATGTGCAGGCACATGCCCCAAGTATGATAAGCATGATACATCCTAACCAACTATAGATTGTGTGGCACACTGAAGAAATGAACTTACAACTATCAAGAAATTTATCTCTTAGACAAATGCACAACTAACCAGATTAGTAGCTGATGAAAACCTTCATCCCAGAGAAATCCCCTCGGAAAGAATGGCCGGCTTGGAACAGCGGTGTATAGCTCAGCTGGCCAATATAGAAGAAAATCATCATGACTTTTAACCTGCAAGAGATGTTAGCGCACTGTCAGACAAAGAAGTCTGTTTATGATGAGTACACGTTCtagtaaatttttctttttcttaatagaGTTAAGCATAAAGGAATAGAAGGCGGGAAACAACATACAAATAGACTTTTACAAGCAAACAACATGGACCATGTTAACAAGCAGCAAGAATCTAGATTCCAATCGCTAAATTTTCATGGTCTAGGTTGTTCCCCTATAGTTACTCAAATAAGAACAGGGGATATCCTAAAGGAAGATTAGCCAAATGATATATGTCCATATAGGactgaatttaaatttattgttaaagGACTTAACAGAGAAAGACATTATATGAGTGCTGCTGCTTCAGGAAGCGTTCAGAAAAAGAAACTGCTGCCAAAAGGTTGTACTTGGAGCCAAGCAAACATACATTTTCTGAGCTCTCAGAATCCCTACTCTCAGATGCTTATTGGAACAGCTGGCtcttacaaaattattaaagaacTGAAAAGTCAACTGA from Gossypium raimondii isolate GPD5lz chromosome 1, ASM2569854v1, whole genome shotgun sequence harbors:
- the LOC105785860 gene encoding F-box/kelch-repeat protein At1g67480: MPGFVREKKRITEPNMCLSSPLMQDHSKGNHRSPSQATDEIESLLLPGLPDDVAKYCLALVPRSSFPSMGGVCKRWRSFIQSKEFLMERKIAGMLEEWLYVLTMDSEGKESHWEVLDCLGQKHRLLPPMPGPEKVGFGTTVLNGKLLVLAGYSVINGTASASADVYQYDSCLNCWSKLANLNVARYDFACAEVNGVVYVVGGYGVEGESLSTAEVYDPDTDKWTLIESLRRPRWGCFACGLNGKLYVLGGRSSFTIGNSRFVDVYNPEKQTWCEMKNGCVMVTAHAVLEKKLFCMEWKNQRKLAIFNPDDNSWKMVSVPLTGSTSIGFRFGILDGKLLLFSVEGDPGYHTLLYDPNAAPGSEWRTSEIKPSGLCLCSVTIKA
- the LOC105785861 gene encoding mannosyl-oligosaccharide glucosidase GCS1 encodes the protein MTGGGRRSARSRTKPSSDVNEDDDAFNKAKPISKLRRVKTKDHGTALRILNADLKIILGFGIIAALIIFFLVNHLISIAEEARRPRVVTPFPAPRIMDLPQFQGEHKESLYWGTYRPHVYFGIRARTPLSLVAGLMWLGVKDGRYFIRHICQDSDDLSTYGWTSHNGRDFGHQVLVDQDMTLATSFLKYKEDDSGYGGDWAVRINVQNQGWNEEMQKNVHLFFYLAEEDGNALSLGGDILDIHENSLLASGSRTDIGEWQLHLKSKADLEVHYSGLRTPHIHNLSDLVQENLASQLIRFNRLQLPDIYQSSSNILVFQISGRIPLETDIVFVSGAGENSRVEERISNLAGVSLTNQLNKKQREFDVKFESCFQLADKLDSNSIHVGKAAIGNMLGGIGYFYGQSKISIPKNSNVKSHDDFLLYWPAELYTAVPSRPFFPRGFLWDEGFHQLLIWRWDLHISLDIVGHWLDLINIDGWIPREQILGAEALSKVPAEFVLQHSSNGNPPTLFLVLRDLVNGIKKNKFTASESSEIISFLQQAFVRLEAWFQWFNTTQLGKDVGSYYWHGRDNLTIRELNPKTLSSGLDDYPRASHPTEDERHLDLRCWMLLAADCMNSVAELIWKENKPGKDYASTSNLLSDFDTLNQMHFDHASGAYFDFGNHTEKVRLSWKENMIGNNYVNRELVREVLERPELKLVPHVGYVSLFPFMTRIIPSESWILEKQLDLISNRSILWTNYGLRSLSKTSSMYMKRNTEHDAPYWRGPIWMNMNYMILSSLRHYSLENGPYRDKARAIYEELRDNLIRNVVQNYHQTGFLWEQYDQKQGKGKGARVFTGWTSLVLLIMAEAYNEM